The DNA window ATTTGTAATAAAAAAGGGGCACCACATaagcagaaaaaggaaaaacacgaCTCCAAGGGCCTTCGAGGCTCTCTGCTCATTAGAAATGGTTTGGGCTGATCTTTTTCCAACTGAGGACATTCTTCGCATAAGTGTCTCATCACTTGAGTTAGGTAGAATTTTATCCCTGTGAGACCCATCCAGCATTGCCACCTTTTCTGGTGATGAAAAGGATGAGTCTTCCCTTAGGAAAACTGTGGGCACAGTCCACCGTGTTAGGCGTTGAGGTGGCTTATTTTTGACCAAGTAAGCTTTCTTCTGTAAAGTGTGAATGGTGAGAAAGTAAGTGACTACCATGATGGTGAGAGGTGCGAAGAAAGCAGCCAGTGACCCAAAGACCATAAAACTGCCAAAGCGGTCCTTTGTCAGCTCACAGGTGACATTGTGTGGATTAATCACATCAGTCTCGATTCCTTTAATAGGGACTGGGATGGCGATGCCTAAGGAAGACCAAGTTAGATAAATTAAGTCATTCATGATCTGTTCTTAGATCAGTTATTTTGAGGTTTATCTTAGTAACATCTTGCTAATGAGTGCTTTATAATTCCTGagaccttcagttccttcaaatcTGTTCAGGATTTATCAACAGATCCTTTGACTAATGGAATCTAACTGAGCATCTGCTAGTCTTCATATTGGAAAAGAATTCAGAAGATAAGGTTAATATCCAGGGTAATTAATTTAGAGAGAATTTGGAGATTTGGTGTCCTAGTTTTCAGGCAGTATCTATCTTATTATCTTTGAGGTTGTACAGGCACACCTAAGAATTTTATCTTTCAGTGCTATGAGTATCATGTAATCCTAACTttttagagaaaacaaaatcttcttccttagaaaattgctgcctgagccaggtgtggtggttacAGGCCTTTCTTTTACTCTCTTACAGCACCTTAAGTCTGAGCCGTCTAAGGTACTTACATAGCACATAGCTGCTAAGCCGTCTGTCAgagctttgtcttttttttttcccccatgtaacttttttttctttttgtgcttttggctttttcaagacagggtttttctgtgtagccctgggtagcctggaactcactctgtagaccaggctggcctcagactcagagatttgcttccctctgcctcacaagtgccctgattaaagatgtgtgccgccaccacctggcttttGTCCATATATATATTCCTAGAAGCTTGCACATTATAGATACTTAGCAAAAATTTGATGTTTATGAAGTCAGGTTATCCAGCCTCCGTTTAGATAAGTTCTGACAAACTGTCACCATATTCCTGCCCTTTATAGAAAGACTGCTGATCCCTGACCTACCTCGTTATTTCTGCTGTTCTTCTCCGTTCTGATCATCTACTGTTTGACATAAAAGTCTCTGTGTTCTCTAAAGATATTTCCTTGACCCTTCTTCCTCCCAGGCTTTTCAAAAATGTTTAGGCTCTAGAGCCAATGTTTAAGCAATGTGGGGATAATTTCAGTATCTTTCTTGCCTTATTGAACACGTTCTGACACTGATTAGAGAGAAACAAGCAATGGCTGTTTTCTCCTCTTTTAGCACTTCAGGTCTCgtcattattttccttttcaaaaaatgttctttcagctgggcagtggttgcgcacacctttaatcccagcacttgggaggcagaggcaggcgaatttctgagttcaaggctagcctggtctacagagtaagttccaggacagccagggctacacagagaaaccctgtctcggggggaaaAATGTTCTTTCTACTGGGAAGCAGTAAATCCCTGGTCAGTTTATGTGTTACAAATCTGTGAACCTTTTTCTGGTACTAACTCAGGAGAGCTTCGAATGAGTGCCACACTCTCTTGAGGTACCCTAGCAGCAGCTATCTTTGAGTGTTAATGATGACAGCAGACTGGAAAAGTAACTCAAAACGTGCTGAAACtccaatgccctcatctgctctCCTTGGACATGAGGCACACACAAGATGCACAttcatatgtgcaggcaaagcaccatATACAGAATAAATTCTAATCCTTAAAAAACAATGAGCTCAGAAAAATAATGGGTTAAAGGAAATTGATTTCTGTCTAAAAATCATTTCTAAACATTGGCTTAACATCTTTTTGAGAGTTAAACCACTAAAGTTTATATTTAACTCTGCCTTTAATCTGTACATATGGGAACTCTGACTTACTGGGCCAGTTTATGGTCTTGGGTACCTGCATACAAAATTTGGCAAGGTTggctttttcctcctcttttgttTATTCTGATAGACATGATTTAcgatgtatttaattttttttttctgatttactttGAGGGCTAGATTCCTCAAGCTAGTTAGACTTTAATTAACTACTTGTTGACAAATACCAATACTTTGGAGCTTAAACTTCCTGAATATCAAAATCAAAGTGGAATGGTAGCTCAGTAAGCACTGGTTTATTCTGAAGACATGGGCTTACTGCTGACTTAGATTTTACTGATGGCATGGCTGAGAAGCTGCACACTGAATGTGATATACAAGTATCTGGGTTTCAGTGGATTGCCTTTACCTCTGAGTTTTCCTACTTACCAGAGCTGGCATTCTGGCCATATGGAAATAGAGGCATTCCCCACATACCTATTGAAATTAACCATACCACTGTAATCTTGATGAATGCAGTAGCCCGGGAGTTGCACTGATTGGCCTGAATTGGCTTTTTGATGGCTATATAGCGGTCCAGGGAAATGGCACAGAGATGCATGATGGAGGCAGTTGAAAAGAGAACATCGAGGAATAACCAGGCAGGACACAGGGCCAGTGGGAGGGGCCATATAGCCTCTGAAAGAAAAAACATTTGCTCAGAGAATGGCAACTTtcaatttaatctttttttcttaatccaGTACATATTTTTAAACCTCTTAACATGACCCTTGAGATGTTTTTGATATTGCAAATGAATCAATTCAAATGTAGCTAACTCTTTGAGTATGTTTATGGAGGAGGGCGTTTGTCAAAATTGAAATATTAATTGAAAACGTTCTATAGAGCATTGTGTACTCTGATCAAGAGTAGAGAATGGGGAGGATATCACCTGGGGCACTGATGGAGCAAGCAGGCTCTTAGGTTTCGTCTGATAATATATACAGGCATTGTATGAAAATGCAGTGAACCACATCCCTACATGATCGCATGGAAATAGGGTTAAACATCTATTCTATGGGGAGACTTTGTAGAAAAGACTATCTTAGACTTCAAAAATATCCCTGGGTTTACTGGTATGTGCTAGACACTCAGAATGTCTCATAGGAAGGAACATTTAGGAGCTGGGAGGCTTGATTGGTAAAGTGCTTCCGTGCAAGCATGGCCGCTGAGGTCAGATCCCCAAACCCATATAAAAAGCTCGCTGTGACAGTCTGCACTTATGATTTCAGCACTGGAGTAACCCCCTGCCCACCAGTGGTAGAAAGACAGAAACGAGAGTCCCTGGGATCTGCTGATCAGCCTAGTCAAATCACTGAGCTCTGGGCTCAGTaaagagatcctttctcaaaaaatcagatggaaagagaatgaggaagacatcattctgacatcaacctctgacctctacacagacagacacacatacacgcacagaaCTCGTAAGAGACCTTTCGATAGAGAAAACCTAAATAATTGAAGTTTCTTAGCTGTAGTATACAGTTTTCTGTCAGCCGTGGAAAATGACCTTAGTCAGAACTGACAATGCATTCTCTAACCACCTAACATTAAAGGCAAATAGTGGAAGAATGAAAGGACTCACTGATAGAAGAGCTTCACATGGAAACCACGGGGAAGCCAAACCTACATCCTGGGCTCTGTGCAGGGAAACAGGAAAATGCTCGAGTCTGGACTGTAGGATGAAGTAGTCCTTAGAGACCCAGCTACTGTGGAGGCTAACATGGAAGGGTCACTTAACCCCAGACCCAAATCTAACCTGGGCAACATAGAAGACCCTGCATCAAAAATGAAAACGCTCAAGAGCATGTTTGTTGCTAGAGATGGAAGCTAGGGCCTGAAGTATGCTGGGCAGGTTTTCTACCACTAAAAATACTGCTTGaaattctgttgttgttgttgttgttgttgttgttgttgttgaagaggaggaagagcggGTTTCTTGGGTAGTTTGTTTGAGATAGTACCATAGCCTAAAGCTGGCCTAAAGTATGTGGCCCTTCTGCCTCGTCTGGCTATGGTGTTTTATCCTCAAATCCACACAGTCTCTctagaacttttaaaataaaatactttcctaCTAATTTAAACTATCCTGTTTAGTTGGTCTTAATTATGTATTCTGCATTTGAAAATTAAGGTCTGGAAAATTCTAGCCATAAATCTTGTAGCTATGAGCAGGAAGCCACAGAGAAAACATATAAAAAGTACATGTCTGTGGAATTTGACTCTTTGACCCATGATATTCCTTGTTATAGGCTAAAAACAAAAGCTTTCCAGACTGATTTAATTAGGTCTTTGAAGCCTTGTTAGACATATTTTCCAACAGAGTTAATATATTTATGAACACTAATTTTGGAGCAGAAGTGGGAAttattaaaaatcatattttaatcaGAAATATCTAACAGTGATATAGAATTTTAAGAACAAGAGTATATGAGATAAGAGGTGGATCTTTAAGATTCTACCTTATGAAATACCAATGGATAGACTTTTATGAAAGCAATATAATGACACTAGATTACTAGAAATCTTTTATTAAAAGCaaggaagggagctggagagatggctcagtggttaagagcctagctgctcttccagaggacttgagtttaattcccaacacTCATAACAGCAgttcacaagtgtctgtaaccaTTGTTACGGGGACCTGACACCTTTTTCTAGCCTCCAAAAGCACCAGGCACACCCACAGTGCatagacatgcatgtaggcaaaatacacacaaaaaattaaatttaaaaaaataaaataaaatctagggctggagagatggctctttcagaggtcatgagttcaattccagcaaccacatggtggctcacaaccacgtgtaatgggatctgatactctcttctgagAGAGCGACAGAGTActtatatacatagaataaataaataaatctttaaaaaaataatatagggctggcgagatggctcagtggttaagagctccgactgctcttccgaaggtcccgagttcaaatcccagcaaccacgtggtggctcacaaccatccgtaacgaaatctgatgccctcttctgaagtatctaagaacagctacagtgtacttacataaaataaataaataaatcttaaaaaaataataatagtaataaaatctaAATTGCTGGTTGAGAGCAGGAAGGAAaccacaggcatggtggcagctgTTTGTGGTCCACATAATAAGTGAAAGCCAGCCTTGACAACACATCAACCAACACCTGGTCTCCAAACAAGAGTCAGCAACTTAGCACAGGAGGAACTAGGAATGTCAGCTGGAGTGTGGCACCATGGAGCACACAGGAGGCATTGGGCTTGATTTAGGATTACAGTTTCTTGTTGGAATGCATTATGTTCCACCTGTTTGCAGCAGAACTTGGATTAGATATTAGTTAAATTTATAGTAATCAATTGGAACCGCAAACATTtaagcttaaaaagaaaacatgtaagaAGGAGTTAATCAGGCACATAGACTACCTGACTGCTTCTATAAAAACAATTCCTGCTACCCTGTCCTTACCTACCTGCTAGCATCACCCTCCCTGAGCCAGAGCCCCAAGACTAAGCAAGCTGTCCTCTAACCTACACAAACCACAGTTTCAACTTCATTCCTTTACTGTCTTtgaacaaaaactacagaaagtaaTGTTGGAAtaattggaatttttatgggaacCCAAATAATTGTAGGTTAAATGTCATGGCCTAATATTTCAGGAGCAAAACAGGTTTTAGTTTGTAGACAGTTTATTCAACTGCTAGTAGGACAATCCTTTGTTCAGTGTGAAACTGCATACTGTAAAGATCATGATGTGAGGGGAGTCACTCAactgcctctgtttgcctcccagcaAGGTTCAACTTAGTAAGCATTGCCTGTTTCTAGTACCTTCCTCAGAAAATAGATCCGTATTCACCTCAAGGATTGTACAAGTACTAGCTGAGACCTAAGTATTCTACCATATAATATAGAGTATATCTTTAATTGAAAAGATACTGGGTTCTGCCTCATCAGCCCCAGAATTCTATAGACTTTCTTGTTAGTCTTATATGCTGAATATGATACTTggaattggtaggattaacatttGTGTTTGAGCAGAGTACAGTCATGAAGGCCGAGCATATGAATTCCAGACTCAGTCCTCTAGATTCACATATTGCTGCTAATTATTCTATCATCTCAGACAGTCCAGTGAACCTGTGGTAGATCCTGTCTGTTATGCTGCTCTTTCATAAGCTTGCtacgattttatttatttatttttattttattttacatttttaatttttggggggttttcgagacatggtttctctgtatagccctggctgtcctggaactcattttgtagaccaggctggccttgaactcagaaatccgccagcctctgcctcccaagtgctgggattaaaggcgtgcatcaccaccgcCTAGCATGGTATTATATTTATAGGTTTGAAATACTGTAAAATAATCTGTGTGAAGTATTCGAAACAGTATGGCACAGAGAAAGCACTCAGAAAATGACAGTTATCATTGTTGTTACTATTTTCAACAGTAACCGGTCAACCAGACTTCAGTGAAGACCCATGTTCAGAAGCAAGCCAGGTCACCTGTGTAGGACCAGTGTCTCTGTCCAAGTACAGCAAGAATGCAGTGCAGCTACTTAACCGTTAGCCTGTGCCGGGGGAGGCAGAGAACAGAGAATTGAAGTTTCCTGCTGTTAATTACTGCACTAGCGCATTACTAACCTACGTGTATTGTAACCCGCTGTGCCCTTGCTCTTGCTTGGAAGAAGACTATGTTAgtacttaatttctttttactaattgtagaaatctgatttttttttaaccaaaagcCCTTGCTTTGGTGAGATAGAGTCACTACATCTGACATATACTTGCCCTTTAGGCAGGCTTTTAGTTTATGAAAAAATAATTAGCATCAGTCTATAAATCTGAGTCATAAAATATCCCATATTTTAAGAACTTTAAAGATTGTTTGGAAAGGCTTTCCAAAAGACTACTCCTACAGGGTTCACAAAGGTACACAGTTTAGGAAATTGACTGTTGTGGGACAGCCCTaaatagcttttttaaaaaaattctactgcatttttttatatttcaaaaagtAATGATTCAGAGCTTAGATACTTATTAGAAAGCTTCTGAGTTAGTTGGttagtgtttattttttgtttgtgggGTTTCAGGgtctgtgcgtgcatgtgtgcgtgtgtgtgtgtgtgtgtgtgtttgttttcatttgcacaTATGGGATCTTCTGGCTACTATGATAGTGTTTTAGCTGTTTTCAGCTATTTAGAGCATAGGAAAATTTTTTCTTGCCTCTTTAAATTTccactttccaaaaaaaaaaaatgctcattgCCTTGTTCTCCTGTTTCAGAATTAGATAATCTTTCCAAGTCCCATGcattgtgttttgcctgcttttTGGGAACGCTGTGGCTCGTGGAACATGGATAAACCTTGTTACAATAGGGTAGAGATGGCTccactgtctgcttttccagagaccCTGCGAGattcccagctcacaaccatctgtaattagaTCCAGTCCCCTCTTCCGgtttttctgaagacagctacagtggacttatataaatttaaaaagaaaattgttacAATGGAGCCCAGTGGTTACAATgatgcagacctttaatcccggcactcaggaggcagaggcaggcctgatctacaaagtgagattcaagacagccaggtctacacagaaaaaccaaaccaaaaacaaatgcaCAACCAAATGTTATATACTTTTGCCTTCACATTTTCAATAATGTATTTGATAAGGAAAAAGCGAAATTATTCTGTTTCCTACTCAAATGTTCTTATCTTGTTCCCTGTCTCCCTGCCTTCATCCCTCCCCATCTTCCTATTTGGTTTTCCTTTCAAGTTGTcactttatttagttttgttaaatttttcaaaagatttatttatttatttgtttatttaatgtatgtgagtacactgtaattgtcttcagactcaccagaagagggcattgggtcccattacagatggttgtgagccaccatgtggttgctgggaattgaactcagggcctctggaagagcagttagtgctcttaatggTAGTTCAttattcttgttgtttgtttgtttttaagtttgaaTACTTAACTGTTATAAAGGTTTTTAGTTAATTTCATTGAATTTCCTGGTAATAGCTAAGATTGTTTATAATGATAATTAATCTTTTATGATATATAACCAAGAACACTTTTGTTTGTACACTTCAGAAGTTCTGATGATTTTCCATGCAATTAGAGAAAATCATGTGttgctacttttaaaaattatcagaaGTTCATGCAAATGTGTTCATTTAGAAAATCTTATTGTCTATCTTCTGGGAAAGGCTATACAGAGATCTTACTGTTTGAAATCAGGTCCCCCATATACTGTACCCAGCTTCCAACTTATGAACATTCATTTAATGTTTCCCAGGGGTGCATGAATCCACATGCACTGTCTCACAGACTATGTCTCAAATGAGTTCATACTGTGACATTTTCAGTGATGAATATGTTCTGGGTTGCTCCCTTGGCCCCAGTCTAAGAGCTCCTTTGCCCAGCATTATTACCGGTAGCAAAGCTTTATTTTATTAGTTGTTAAGTATTTGCAGATTGAGATGCTATTAAAATAGGTTATAATTTAAGACCTAAGTGTGCAGGTGATAGATATATTTTATGTTagaatgtttgtttttctgctttttattattaatatcttaagCAACAATTTTTATATATAAGCATTTTTTTCTCACTTCATGGGAAGCCCACTATTTGGAACCTTGTGAAGTGTTTGTTTGTCAGCTAACTTGAACACTTTAAAACTTTCCTCTGCTAAGATTCCTTCACCTAAGCCAGTTATTTACATACCTAGCTCAGAATTTTGCATTAAGCAGATGTTTGGTGTTTACAAACTGAACTTTCAAATTAAAGTGCACTTCTGTAAAATTTATACTATTctttattcaatatttttaatcCTCTGTTAGCAAAACAAAGATAAAGCATTTTAGCATTTTCTGTATGCCCGCAAAGCATCAGAGTGTGGCTTTATGCTTTAAGCTGTAGTTAGGGCCCTAGAGTTGAGAGTTGGAATCTGTGTCAACCTACATCATCCTTACTCTGCTCCTGCTAGCTTCAGGCTGTTTTTAGAGTCTCATTTCTTACTCTTTATGGTACACATGTACCATTAGGCTATTCAGAAGGTTACAGAATTACTGAAGgcaaggaagagaaaaacaatgCCACTGACTAAAGAGTCCACTAAGGCAGTGGAAGCTTGTGTGTTGTTGCTTATCCTGTCTTAGTTTGCTTTAAAGCTGGGTGAGCAAGCGATgcttaaaataaagttttaaccCCTCACCATATTGCTACATATGAAGACACAGTGCTTCATTTCAGATAGCTCTGTGTtgtttcttataaaaataattgGAATAGCAGTTTTCCTtcacttttaaatttaataagCTTGTATGTTCTGGATTAGTGCACTTTATTTCTATAACTTGTATGTTTATTCTTGATATAGGTGCAGTTCTTAGAAGCCTGGTCATCTAtagttttaagttatttattaGTAGCATACCAGTTTATCCCAAGCATTGACTGATGAAATGTTCTTATAATGCTGACTTTGAAGCAGGAGCCTTTCAACAGACTCATTTGTGTTCTTCACATAGCTGGAGATAATGTAACACAGCAGAAACTCTATGCCtactttaatatctttttttattataacAATCTGAAAGTcaaactatatttttattatcacaGTAACTCAGGGTctgttccatttcttttattaacTTACAAGTTTTTTGGGAACACAGATGGTCAGATACcataaaaactttaaataaatgGAACCTCTCTTGAGATACTTTGAGGAAGATCATTTCCTTTTGTAACTAAACATCTTCTCTAGCATGTGTAGACACCATGTCATAGCTTAGTACTCAGGTTAGAAAGAGCTAGGAGAGGAATTTTTTGAACAATGCCTAACTTTAATTGGGACTCGCTGATTTAATGATTCTATTATTAAAGTCCCACAATTGTCCTAGTTATCGATCACTTTGTTAAAGGGAAAGGATgaataattttttgaaaaatgtactttttttACTTACTAAAATTTTTAGGTAACAAATGCAGAATCTACAAATATTGCCAACTTAATGACTTTATAAAGATGGCTGAGGAAGGGTAAACATGCTCCTAAGAAATTATTTGTATGTCCTTTCACAGTAACTACAAATCATGAAAAATGAAGGAATGTTCCCTTCTGTGTTTTTAATCCAGGTCCTTCTTttatttcaaacaaaataaaGGTCAGTGAGTGTCCATTTCACTACGTTAGTAGTGTTCAGTGGCAGGAACAAGGGGAAATACTCACCAAACATGATTGTCAAGAGGGCAATCGGCATCACAAACAATCCAACCAGCAAATCTGCTATCGCCAAGGACATTAAAAAGTAGTTGGTAGCGTACTGCAGCCTTTTCTCCAGTGCAACAGCCAGAATCACAAGGATGTTCCCACCAATGGTGGGTATTATCACCGCGAGTATCAGGAGAGCTGCCCAGTGCACTGTATGCCCCTGTCCCTCCACAGTCTGCTTCATTTCCTCTGCTACTGAGTCTGTCTCTAATCCAGAACGGTTAGTCAGGATCAGGTGATCACATGTCTTCTGTAAAATGTGCTCAGAAGTTGTGCTTTGTTCAGACATTTTATAAGATGAAGCCATTCGCCTTTTGGTGACTCAGTCCAGTTCCAGACAGTGGTCAGCATGGTCAGTAGCTAAGCAAGTCATCTGCTTTAGCAAAGCATTTAGCAAACCTaccagacactcacagccaaggTGACTTCTTCCTTCTAAAAAGATTCAGGCTCTCGAAGATGGGACTGTGTACACGTCTGTCCGTGTTTGCAGGTAAGACATCCACATTTTAGATTTTCTAGAGGCTTAGATTCCAGAAGACTTGATGAAAGACACCAATAGATGTGGATGAAAAATGTTagtttatcatttctttttttctataattttaagaCATGAATTTATCAGAGTTTCCTTCTAGATACAGAGGTAGTTATTTCTAAAAAGCAGTAAAAAAACACTAGAGCTTCCCCCTCCCGTTTTGATAGGACGGTATGTATTGTGACAGTGCAGCCAGTGCCCCCAGAGTTGATAATAGAGACGATAGCGCATTACGTGGTATCTGGCCCTTGGATACCTTGTCCCTTAACTTTAGAAAGCATTCAGAATAGTGGCCCACCAGTAAGAGGCAAGCCCACCTATGAGTAAAGAATTTACCAGCTAAGAACCTGAATGAGTGTTGATTTAAAAGCTTGTTTGTAACTCATTTTataattcttaaaataatttcttaagtTGGAGAGAAAGTAGTACAAAGTATCACTAGCCAAATACTTGCTTTTAGTAGTAATCACTTCTTTCCACAAGATTTTAAATGTAATCAAATCAGTCTGCCAACTTTGAACCAGTTCTTTTTAAGTTCTTAAGTCTTCTTTACTTTCCCAGTTCCCTTGAGAAGCACTTTAAGAGGAAGATTATGTTATTTGTTCATTACACTGACAACTCCCATATTAAATTTGCcttcatatttataatttttaaaccaCTGAATAGATACAAAGGAATGTGGAAGCAGAGCTCCTGAAGATTAAAATGGGAACAACAAAAACCTGCTAGTTGCATATGAATTTGCTAAATACTCACCGCTTGTCTTCTGTGGCTTCCTAAGCCAGCCGTCCTGTGTCTGTTCAGTTGGACTCCCTCTCCTGGCAGATCCTCCCCCACTGACTTGCTCTGAGTCTTAGCGGCTGGTGCTCGTAAGCAGTGTAACAAATGTGTTGTGCAGCTGTCTGCCTGCCAGAGAGGTTGTTTCCTCTTTGATACTGTCATTATTAGAATATAGCTATAGTCATTGTAATTCATAAAACTCCTCGTTAATCGTGTTCCAACCAGTTCATGACCTGATTCAAGTTCTATTCTTATGTGTTCTCTTTGATATTTAGAGGGTAAACTCTAAACTTTAGCATAAGATGATTTTATTTGGAATGAGGCCTAGGCTGTTTTTCCCTTTtgagaaaagaagataaaatggAGAGTCTCCTCCATTAGCTGTATAGCAGTTCACACACTTGGGATTTTTACCTGTGAGACAATATTTTCATCCAGCTAATGCCTTTGCTGTGGAGTGCAATAAATTTACTCATGTCACAGCCTTATATAGAAAAGCACAGAAAAAGCTGCATGCTGCTTGTATACATAGATTTTTGGCAGAAACTTTGTCACTGTTCATTTTTAAACAGCATCTGAATTTGGAAGCTGGTTCATTGGCAACTTCTTTTCCAGTGATTTTTAATTGGGAAAAGTGTATAATGTGAAGTAAAAATCTATTTCTGCCCTATTTCTGAAAAATAATGTATAAATCTTACCATGTATGCTCTTGAGATTTTCTCTAAACTATAAACCTGGCTTAACATTAAAGctacagcagggcagtggtgtcacagcacttaggaggtagaggcaggcagatctatctgagttcaaggacaccctGTTCTACAGAACCAGTCCTGAcacagccagcactacacagagaaacaaaacaagacaaaaaaaaagcctCTAGTATTCtcagtgtttcctttttaaagggtCTTCACAGGTCTCTCAGAGTTTAATTGCTTCTTTACGTAACTGATGGGATTTGTGTGTTTCTTATTAAGCATATTCATACATATGCATAAGGCATTCCATCATGTTTCACATCCTCTTGACCTCCCTTGTCCTCCTTCTCATCGCTGCCAGCCCTCTTCTACTTTCCTGGGTTGAATCTTTGCATCAGTGTCCCGGCAGGCTGTTTTATTAGCTTATTTACAGACCATGGACACAGTAGCAGTGAGGGTACCACGGAAGAAAATGGCTTTCTCTTCTCCATCAACCATTAGCTCAGGATAATCCTcaagatctatttattttctttcttctttttcttccttcttttgggTCAT is part of the Mus musculus strain C57BL/6J chromosome 1, GRCm38.p6 C57BL/6J genome and encodes:
- the Htr2b gene encoding 5-hydroxytryptamine receptor 2B isoform X2, producing the protein MAPPTGPVSCLVIPRCSLFNCLHHASLCHFPGPLYSHQKANSGQSVQLPGYCIHQDYSGIAIPVPIKGIETDVINPHNVTCELTKDRFGSFMVFGSLAAFFAPLTIMVVTYFLTIHTLQKKAYLVKNKPPQRLTRWTVPTVFLREDSSFSSPEKVAMLDGSHRDKILPNSSDETLMRRMSSVGKRSAQTISNEQRASKALGVVFFLFLLMWCPFFITNLTLALCDSCNQTTLKTLLEIFVWIGYVSSGVNPLIYTLFNKTFREAFGRYITCNYRATKSVKALRKFSSTLCFGNSMVENSKFFTKHGIRNGINPAMYQSPMRLRSSTIQSSSIILLDTLLTENDGDKAEEQVSYI
- the Htr2b gene encoding 5-hydroxytryptamine receptor 2B isoform X1, producing the protein MASSYKMSEQSTTSEHILQKTCDHLILTNRSGLETDSVAEEMKQTVEGQGHTVHWAALLILAVIIPTIGGNILVILAVALEKRLQYATNYFLMSLAIADLLVGLFVMPIALLTIMFEAIWPLPLALCPAWLFLDVLFSTASIMHLCAISLDRYIAIKKPIQANQCNSRATAFIKITVVWLISIGMWGMPLFPYGQNASSGIAIPVPIKGIETDVINPHNVTCELTKDRFGSFMVFGSLAAFFAPLTIMVVTYFLTIHTLQKKAYLVKNKPPQRLTRWTVPTVFLREDSSFSSPEKVAMLDGSHRDKILPNSSDETLMRRMSSVGKRSAQTISNEQRASKALGVVFFLFLLMWCPFFITNLTLALCDSCNQTTLKTLLEIFVWIGYVSSGVNPLIYTLFNKTFREAFGRYITCNYRATKSVKALRKFSSTLCFGNSMVENSKFFTKHGIRNGINPAMYQSPMRLRSSTIQSSSIILLDTLLTENDGDKAEEQVSYI
- the Htr2b gene encoding 5-hydroxytryptamine receptor 2B, whose translation is MASSYKMSEQSTTSEHILQKTCDHLILTNRSGLETDSVAEEMKQTVEGQGHTVHWAALLILAVIIPTIGGNILVILAVALEKRLQYATNYFLMSLAIADLLVGLFVMPIALLTIMFEAIWPLPLALCPAWLFLDVLFSTASIMHLCAISLDRYIAIKKPIQANQCNSRATAFIKITVVWLISIGIAIPVPIKGIETDVINPHNVTCELTKDRFGSFMVFGSLAAFFAPLTIMVVTYFLTIHTLQKKAYLVKNKPPQRLTRWTVPTVFLREDSSFSSPEKVAMLDGSHRDKILPNSSDETLMRRMSSVGKRSAQTISNEQRASKALGVVFFLFLLMWCPFFITNLTLALCDSCNQTTLKTLLEIFVWIGYVSSGVNPLIYTLFNKTFREAFGRYITCNYRATKSVKALRKFSSTLCFGNSMVENSKFFTKHGIRNGINPAMYQSPMRLRSSTIQSSSIILLDTLLTENDGDKAEEQVSYI